GTGCTGATCGTCAAAATCCTGATGGATCTGTTCCTGCGCACTGATCTCGGACTGGCCCTGCGGGCTACCGGTGACAATTCGCGGATGATCCGCAGCTTCGGGGTGAATACGGATACCACTACCATTCTGGGTATCAGTCTGGCGAATGGTATGGTGGCGCTCTCCGGGGCGCTTATTGCCCAATATTCTTCGTTCGCGGATTCATCGATGGGGATCGGGATGATCGTCATTGGTCTGGCCTCGGTGATTATCGGGGAAGCGATCTTCGGCGCCGGGAACGTCTTCCGGGCGACGCTGGCGGTCGTGCTCGGCTCGATTGTCTACCGGGTTGTCGTCGCCATGGCGCTGCGGGTGCCTTGGCTGAAGGCGTCCGATCTGAAGCTGATTACCGCTATTATCGTTATTATTGCTCTGGTGTTCCCGTCCGTTCAGCGGTTCATGAAGCAGAAGAGCCAGGCCCGCAAACGGACCGCCGAGCTTGCCGAGCTGGCCCAGCGCAGCAAGAGAGGAGGAGCCGCCAATGCTGAAGCTTGATAATGTCTCGAAGCTGTTCAACCCCGGCTCGCCGGATGAGAAGGTTGCCCTGCTCGGGATTGACCTGGAGCTGCGCGCCGGAGATTTCGTAACGATCATCGGCAGCAACGGGGCGGGCAAATCGACGCTGATGAATATCATCTCCGGTGTGATGAAGCCGGACCTCGGGGAAGCGCGTATCGAAGGCAGCTCGATCAGCCATCTGGCCGAATACCAGCGGGCGCGCTGGATCGGCCGGGTCTTCCAGGACCCGATGGCCGGGACCGCGCCGCATATGACGATTGAGGAGAATCTGGCCATGGCCTACAAGCGCGGACGGCCGCGCGGGCTATCGTTCGGGGTCAATGCGGCAAGGCGTAAAGTGTTCCGTGAACAGCTCAGCCGGCTGGGCATCGGCCTGGAGAACCGGCTGCGGGCCAAGGTCGGGCTGCTGTCCGGGGGCGAGCGGCAGGCGCTCAGCCTGCTGATGGCGACCTTCACCCAGCCGCAGATTCTGCTGCTGGATGAGCATACGGCAGCGCTTGACCCTTCGCGCGCCGAGCTGATTACTACGCTCACGGAGTCGATCGTGCGTGAGATGAAGCTGACCACGCTGATGGTCACGCACAATATGGATCAGGCGATCCGGCTGGGCAACCGCCTGATTATGATGGACAAGGGCTCAATTATTCTCGATTTCGATGAGCAGCGCAAGAAGGACCTGACGGTCGAGCGCCTGCTGGGCGAATTCGAAGCGATCAGCGGCCACAAGCTGGCCGATGACCGGATGATGCTGGGATAACGAATGAAGAGGGCTTGAGGCGCTGCCGGTTTGTACGGGCTGCGGCTCAAGCTTTTTTTGATTTATTAGGAAACTATAGTTTCTTCCTGCTGTGGGAAAGGTGTGCGTACATTTGTGAATAAGAGTTCTTGGGAAAATTCGTAGAGTGGCTTAATGCTAAATGTGACTGAAGGCTGAATGTATGTGAAAAACAACATACATTGTATTCGCAAGCAGGCATACGGCCTGTATGTATGTGAAAAACAGCATACATTGTGCTCGCATGCAGACATATGGACCAAATGTATGTGAAAAACAGTATACATTGTGTTCGCAAGCAGACGTATGGTCCAAAAGTATGTGAAAAACAGCATACATTGTGTTTGAGTCAAGGTAATCTTATTCATCTATCCTTTAGGGTGATTTTGTTCTTGTGCGGGGGATTTATGCTATGGGTGCAGGAACCGGGCACAATATAAGGGACATACCGATTCAACATGCGGGATGCGGGTAAAGTTAAGGAAGAACTGGA
This region of Paenibacillus sp. FSL K6-1096 genomic DNA includes:
- a CDS encoding ABC transporter permease is translated as MYNSLIGALEMGLLYAFMALGVYITFRILDFPDLTVDGSFTTGGAIAAVMITHGYSPLLATLCALLGGMAAGMCTGLLHTKGRINGLLSGILMMIALYSINLRILVRPNVSLMGDDTVFSSMNPLLVMPFAVLIVKILMDLFLRTDLGLALRATGDNSRMIRSFGVNTDTTTILGISLANGMVALSGALIAQYSSFADSSMGIGMIVIGLASVIIGEAIFGAGNVFRATLAVVLGSIVYRVVVAMALRVPWLKASDLKLITAIIVIIALVFPSVQRFMKQKSQARKRTAELAELAQRSKRGGAANAEA
- a CDS encoding ABC transporter ATP-binding protein; this encodes MLKLDNVSKLFNPGSPDEKVALLGIDLELRAGDFVTIIGSNGAGKSTLMNIISGVMKPDLGEARIEGSSISHLAEYQRARWIGRVFQDPMAGTAPHMTIEENLAMAYKRGRPRGLSFGVNAARRKVFREQLSRLGIGLENRLRAKVGLLSGGERQALSLLMATFTQPQILLLDEHTAALDPSRAELITTLTESIVREMKLTTLMVTHNMDQAIRLGNRLIMMDKGSIILDFDEQRKKDLTVERLLGEFEAISGHKLADDRMMLG